In Citrus sinensis cultivar Valencia sweet orange chromosome 3, DVS_A1.0, whole genome shotgun sequence, the sequence GGTTCCCCGAAGGATTAgggaaaataagagaaaatttaaaaaaatgattttttttttgtttattttctgtttAGTTGAGCTTAGTAGttcctttttttgtttggatcTACGGaatctgtttatttattttatgtaggATCGGGATTTAGTTTTATGCTATCAATTTTTTAGGGCTTagaacaataatgataataattcaCTATTTTAAGTACTCATACTTCCATATAGGCCATGCCTTGATCAATGTAAAAAGTTTTCATGAATTTCTGTAATTTACTAGCAAGGGCACTGTGTCAAAGAGAATTCGGATAGCAGTAGCTATTTAGCTTAGGCATATTATTGATCCTATTAGGATAGGATTGCGATTTGATGACATTGGAAGCTTTTTTTCAGGTGTGAAGCTTTTTTTCAAGTTGTTATATGTTGTTTTTAGCTCATATTATTGCTTTTCAGTGGATTTGGAAGCCCCTGCAGAAGAAACGCCTGCTGAAGAGAAAACTGTGATAACAGAAAGTCCTACAGGAGGTGAATCTGATGTTTGTGAAATTGACACTAGACGCGAACCATATGAGGGTATGGTGTTTGAGTCGGAAGATGCTGCCAAAATATTCTATGATGAGTATGCCAGACGCGCAGGATTTTCGACACGAATTATTTCATCGCGTAAGTCAGAGCGTGATGGATCGATCATCTCTCGCCATCTTGCATGTAATAAAGAGGGATTTAATGCTAACCGTCGGAAGTCCGGACGGGTTCAGATTCGAAAGCGAGAGAGCATACGGGAAGGTTGCAGGGCAATGATATTggtgaagagagagaagccAGGGAGGTGGGTTGTGACGAAATTTGAGAAGGAGCATAATCACCTACTATTAAGTTCTGGAAAGGATGGGCCATCTCCAGTAAGTACTCTTCATGTTCATTAAAcctgttaattttattaaactacCAATCTCTCTGCTACACTCATGAATTTTGCACATCAAGAAATTGAGATCGATGGTTACTTTTTATGCCATAGGACATCCCTTTTGTGAAAAAATGTGGAAAGAATGGAAAgccaaaaatttccaaaagtTTTAAGTGGTGATCCTCCTTTTAATATATTGAGGGTCTCTTAAACCCATAGGTTGTTCTTGAAGACAGGGAAAACTACCATCTAGCCTTAGTCAATTTAGAGGCAGTTCACAAAAGCACTTAAGAGTATGTGAGAACACCATTCCATTTTGGAAACTGCAAGAGACCTTCCTTTTTACCCTTGGAGTATTTTATTAGATGCTGTTTATTTTATCCATATGAATTGCAATTTTGATGACTATGTTGActtgttatattaatttaaaagtatttgAAAGGTTGATGGTGATCCAGTGGATCAATTATGACCATAGGTGGAGAATAAAACTTGAGCTTGACTGGGctgttaaagaaaatttatcttCCAATCAATCTAGTAAACTTTGAAGGAGTTTCTCTTAATTGAAGGGGATTGATGCAATCTAAGTTATTAATGTTACTTTCAGTAATTTCTCAACCGGGTCTGGGTGAATTGTAATTTGCTTAGTGTACTTGATGGGAAGTAGTCCTATCTTCACATGGGTAAATAGAATCAGGGAGCTTCTCATCTGTACCTTCTGGGTGGAATGCGGTCCCAGGCCTGGCTACATTAAAACCTTATACAACATATGAAGTTGTTTAGGGTTATGACTGTGAATTTCAAAATGTAATTAGTTACTTCTTCTCAATTATAGAGAAATTGTAAGATATTTATACCTTTTCAGTGTTTGCAAAATCCTCAACTGCCACAGACCCAGATAGCtagtgaaattttttaaccTTGTGAATAGCCTTTTAAGACTGTTCTTAAAGTGAACCAGGTAATGTACTAATGGACATTTCTCAACATTAGCAAAATCATGCCATATTTGAATTGTCAGACTTTGGGTGAAGGGAAAATAAGTATTCATTTATTAGTTACTTTATTACCGGGGTAATTATAGCTGGCTCTTTTAGTTTAGATGAATatctgaaattgaaaatttacacaTATGTTGTACCAAGGACTGCCTTACTGTATGGTACCGTTGTACTGATACATATTGTATACTAAATTTTGAGTTCTTTAAATCCTGAAGAATCTTCAGCCAGCTTCTGCTATGTGAAGCAATTGGTTGTTTTGGTGAAACTTTCCCTGTAGATGTTAGGAAAATGGTATAGCCTCTGTGATATTTAACTCCAATGCGAGACTTGTTCTGATGCATTTTCTGATTAGGATGATTTATGGACATGCATTTCTTAACACCATGCAGCTCCTGGTGTGACAAAAGCAAATGTTTGATGATTAGATCTTGTGCTGAACCCTGCAATTTTGAAATGCCCATTACAGgttaataatcaaaatcaatgaatAAGTAGCATTTCATGTGGATTCGATGTGTAGCGTTATCATATTTTTGGCTTCTATCTATATTCCAATGCCTAACCAAAAAAACTTTAGAACACTCTGTACATTTGGATCTTCACAACTAAATCATCTGTATTTTGATGTCTTAGGACgagaaagatagaaaaattcGAGAGCTATCTATGGAGTTGCATCGTGCAAATCAAAAGTTGGAAGCATGCCAAGAACAGCTGCAAATAGTTATGTCGTATATCGAGGAACACGCTAAGTGTCTGTCGAAAACAGTTGAAGAGGCAGTTAAGGATATCCAAAAGGTCGAATCTGGAAAACAAAAGGAACCCTAGGTAAGCTGTGGCATTCCTGTAACTGATTTTATGCCTAGAATTGTTaaccattttcaatttctagaAGAGTATTGTGTATAGTAGTGTGACAAAAgccttttgttaattttagcTGAGCTGTAACAATTTACAAAGTATCTACattctattattatatttgaggagggattataaatattagctGTGCATTGAATTTGACGGCTGTATTAACTAAAATCATATGATTTTACTATCCTAATACATTTTGGACAATGATTGATGCTTATATTCTGATCATTGAGGACGGTTACTTATCCATGTTTCTAAAGGTTCCCAATGACTTGACATCAGTGCATGATGGTGGATcgatgaaatttatttttctaaagaaattTTCGCATTCAgatattcattttcaattattggAATCGAACTCGGGACCAGCAAAATAAAGctgctaaatttttttatcattcagATACCAGGATTTTATCTTACGTTACATGAAGATAAGTTTGATAAAGTTCAGTAACTAGATATGTAATAGAAATTAGATCAGTTAAAAATCAGGTTCGTAAGTATTTCAGCCATTTTTCTGAACGTATAccttgaaattattttctttgataatCTAAATCCAAGAGTTTTAAACACGTTTTATTATGGGAATTAccattttaatattgatttttaccATCACAATTCGACAACACGCAGTTAATGGGTGAGGTTTGTCGTCGAGTGTAAGATTTAAAGTATAGAAATATTTGAActataaaacttgaaaattgaaattttatcatttatgttTTGTACATGttaaataagaacaaaaataataaatttaaccaattttattaaatagatctctaaaattaatgaaattactCCTTTTAGCATTTGGGTTTGCCTACGTCAAAAATCAAAGAGTCAAACCAGGTTACCATACCGTCCATACCACTAGCCGACGAGCGgctaatttgataaaaatgacgAATTATGAcgttattttataaatcattACAAATCAGGGACTTAAAcgaaaaaaatccaaaaggccttttttattattgttttatttttttggttttatggCAAATCAGTAACAGCGCCGCTACGTCACTTTCATTTCTGGGCCTTTGGCTCTTGTGTCCCCGATGCGAAGTGCAGAAACAGTTTAGAAAACACACAAGAATTCAGAAACAATTCCAGTAACATACAATAAAATAGGTAAAGCTCTGCTCAAATATCTGAAAAAGATCCAGCGTTTTTCTgggttttaaattttcatttttatccttttctGCTGTTGTTTTAGACAGCACATTTCAGCTTCAGGTGCATTCTGGCACGAGCATATAATTTAGTTCAATTAAtctgttttgttttttctgtATGATTTTGCTTTCTgggttgttttctttttctgttcaTTGAAATGTTTGTGGTGttgaatttcataaattaagcTCGCTTAAGTGAATtctgagaaaaataaaacttgtaaaatttGATACTTCATCGTTAGGTAATCCAGTTATGTGTAGTAATTAAAAGAGCTTCCATATTAAAGTCATGTACATAAATTTGACATAATCTAACAAACATTGCCAATGGTGATTgttgattaatgattaataattatatcttaagGGTAAtcacaaatttgaatttttgtcaTCTACTGTATGCCTGCAGTTTTGTTGTGTGATCATGTCTAAGTTTAtgtcttgatattttttaatgttgtgATAGGGTTGTGATGGGAAGCACCTCTGGTGAACAATTTGATTTGGGCAGAAATTATAGACAATGGTTAGCTGAAACTTTTGATGGTCATGAAACAGGAGATGATGAATTATCGGATCATTTTAATGGAAGTGATAATTTCACCCAACCATCTGATGGGATGTTTCCATTAACTTCTGAATCTACAGAGCCATATATTGGTATGGAGTTTGACTCAGCAGAGGATGCAAGGGAATTTTACGAGATGTATGGAAGGCGTGTGGGGTTTACGATACGAAATAATCGTACACGTCGGTCTCTAAAAGATAATTCAATAATTGGTCGAGAATATGTTTGCTCTAAAGAGGGATTTCGTACAGGAAAGTGCACAAATAGAGGTAGCAGAGTTCTCCTGCCACGGCCTGCCACCAGGGAGGGGTGCAATGCCATGCTGAGAATAGCTGCAAAGGATGGAGGGAAGTGGGTTATCTATGGTTTTGTAAAAGAACACAATCACGAGCTGAATCCAAGTAAAATACCGCCTCGACGATCTCATAGAATTGCATTCTCTGAGGTATGGTAGGAGATTGTGTTTTTATGACATGATGCTATTTGAGTGCTTATTATCTTAATGGTTTCTTTAGAATTTGGAAATATGAGAAAAAGGATATGCTTGTTCAATTGACATGACCGAAGAACCACATGTGGTTTAATGGAACTTAAAGAACTAAAGTTGAGTTATAGATTCAATGACCGTCATGCATCAGTGCCATAGATGGAAacctttttaaaatgtatatttggGAGACTTTTATTGGCAAGCAACAAAAAGAGCAAGAGGAGGACCTGAAAGTTACTTAGCTAATTTAGCTAGGATTTGAGGTTTGAAGGACATACATTTTCAGCTTGATTACAGAAACCATTTCCATCTTTGTGTTTACAGCTTCAGAGAGATTGGTGTCTACTAAAAATCATGTATGACTAGAAGCTGTCAGAACTTTGGGTGCAGGAGCCCAAAAAATATACCAGTGATGAGCCATGAGTGATCAAGAGTGATATGTATAGAACCTTTTATTAGCACAATTGAGTGATCAAGAGTCATATGTATAGAACCTGGTCTTAGCACAATTTAGGAGAGGGGGTGGGCATACGTAATTTGATGATTTAACCAGAAATTATCCTAAGGAATAACATGATTCAGGAACTTTCCACTAGCATGTAGgaacaagaagaaaatgcaCTGATATGGCAAGTAAATTATGACAGGAGTTTTGATATAGCTAAACCCCAAATGGTgaagaaaaaagttatttgCATTGAGCTGAGTTTATTTTAGAATCGAAGTCTtgagaataataaattgacaTGTTTGTGTTTTATGGTTGGAATAAGTGAATATGGAACagaaaatttgaacaataaagCACGCTAAATCTCTTGACAAGATTAAGTTCATTAATAGATGGGTCCCTCTTCCATTATTGTAATGGGTTGGTTGGTTTTATTAAGAGTTATGGGTGCAAGTTATATGTTTTGTACTTTATATCCAAGCAGGTTGCTCCAAAATAACTTGTACTTAAATGCAGCATTAGCTGTAGCAATGGCATCGAAGAACAGCTAGTACTTGAATTAACCATAAATTAAGCCATTGTTTTCTTGAATTGCTTTAAGCCAGTTTAGTTTAGTTTCTTCATATGCAAGT encodes:
- the LOC102621678 gene encoding protein FAR1-RELATED SEQUENCE 5-like isoform X2, yielding MFPLTSESTEPYIGMEFDSAEDAREFYEMYGRRVGFTIRNNRTRRSLKDNSIIGREYVCSKEGFRTGKCTNRGSRVLLPRPATREGCNAMLRIAAKDGGKWVIYGFVKEHNHELNPSKIPPRRSHRIAFSEDVKDLKIRELSTELHHEKKKSAAYQEQLCMVLKFIEEHTQRMSLKVQVVTNNMQELESEERESSYPD
- the LOC102621678 gene encoding protein FAR1-RELATED SEQUENCE 5-like isoform X1, with product MGSTSGEQFDLGRNYRQWLAETFDGHETGDDELSDHFNGSDNFTQPSDGMFPLTSESTEPYIGMEFDSAEDAREFYEMYGRRVGFTIRNNRTRRSLKDNSIIGREYVCSKEGFRTGKCTNRGSRVLLPRPATREGCNAMLRIAAKDGGKWVIYGFVKEHNHELNPSKIPPRRSHRIAFSEDVKDLKIRELSTELHHEKKKSAAYQEQLCMVLKFIEEHTQRMSLKVQVVTNNMQELESEERESSYPD
- the LOC102622967 gene encoding protein FAR1-RELATED SEQUENCE 5, whose protein sequence is MDLEAPAEETPAEEKTVITESPTGGESDVCEIDTRREPYEGMVFESEDAAKIFYDEYARRAGFSTRIISSRKSERDGSIISRHLACNKEGFNANRRKSGRVQIRKRESIREGCRAMILVKREKPGRWVVTKFEKEHNHLLLSSGKDGPSPDEKDRKIRELSMELHRANQKLEACQEQLQIVMSYIEEHAKCLSKTVEEAVKDIQKVESGKQKEP